The stretch of DNA GAGGTAGTTGAAGATCCGCACCGGCAGGGTCTGCATGTCCGTGGTCACCACGAACAGCGCGATCGTCAGGTCGTCGAAGGACGTGATCAGGGCGAAGAACGCCCCCGCGATCAGCGGCCCGCGCACGGCGGGCAGCGTCACATGCCAGAACACCTGCGGCGCCTTCGCGCCCAGCCCGGCGGCGGCCAGCTCCGCCGATCGGTCGAGCCCGGCGAGCCCGGCCAGCACCAGGCGCACGGTGTACGGGACGGTCAGCACCAGATGCGCCAGCAGCAGGGTGAGCGGGCTGGACGCCATGCCGAGCTGGGCGTACCACTGGAGCAGCCCGATGCCGAGCACGATCGTCGGCACGGCGAACGCACTCGAGAACAGCCTGTCCAGCACCGACTTCCCCGGGAACGGATAGCGGTGGATGGCCAGCCCGGCGGCGAGCCCGAGCGCGGTGGACACCACGGCCGCTCCCGCCGCCACGCCGATGCTGAGCAGGAACGAGTCCAGGAACTCGGGGCGGTTCAGTAGCTCCGCGTACCAGTGCAGGGTCAGTCCCTTGGGCGGGAAGGTCACATAGCTGGTCGTGGTGAGCGAGGAGGCGATGGTCACCAGCACGGGCGCCAGCAGGAACAGACCGACGAGCGCGGCGAACACGGCGCCGAGCAGGCGCCTCGCGCGCCCGCCCGCGCCGGTGGCGATCGGCTTGCCCGCGGCCTTGCTCGTCGCTGTCGCTGTCGCCGTTTGGGTTTCCGTTGCCGTGGTCACGCGAACACCTCCTTGTCGCCACGTCCGCGCAGCAGCCGGGCGTACACGGCTGTCAGAATCGTCGTCACCACGATCAGGACGAAGCCGATGGCCGCCGCGTACGGCCAGTTCAGGTTGGACGTCGCCTCGGTGTAGACGAAGTACGGCATCAGCTTCACCGTGGGCCCGCCCAGAATCGCCGGGGTGACGAAGCTGGAGACGGTCAGGCTGAACACGATCAGCGAACCGGCGAGCATCCCCGGCAGGGACAGTGGCACGGTGATCCGCCAGAAACACGTCCAGCCGCTCGCCCCCAGACCCTTGGCCGCGGGTGTGAGGGCCGGGTCGATCGGGTCCAGGCTGCCCATCAGCGGAAGCACCATGTAGGCGAGCATCACATGCACCATGCCGATCACGACCGCGGTGTCGTTGTACAGCATCTTCGGCGCGTCCTGGCCCAGGGCGTGGAACCCGTCCGCGATCGGCCCCTTGGGCCCGAGCAGCACCAGCCATCCGTACGCCCTGGTCACCATGGAGATGAGCAGCGGCGACAGCAGCACGAGGGAGAGGTAGTTGCGTGCCCTGGGGGAGCGGCCGCGCAGATAGACGGCGAACGGGTAGCCCACCACGAGGCAGCCGAGGGTGGTCAGCGCGCCGATCCACAAGGTGTGCCACAGCACATCCCGGTAGAAGGAGTCCCCGAGGAACCGCGTGTAGTTGTGCAGGGTGGGATCGCCCGACTGGGTGCGGAAGCTGTTGTACACCAGCATGAACAGCGGTGCGATGAAGAGCAGGGCGAGCACCGCGATGGCGGGGGAGGCCAGCAGCAGACCGGTGCGCCACGGGCCGCGCTTCGTGACCGGCCCGGAAACCCCCGGCGTCGGCGCGGAGCCGTCGGGCGTCAGGGCCGGGCCGTCAGCGACGCGTGCTGTGGCTGCCATGCGCAGATCACCTCCTCGCCCAGCCCGGGCACCTCGGAACCGAACGGCAGCGTGGCCTCGACGCGTCCCGCGGCCGTGGCCACGACGCAGCGGACACGGGTGCCCAGGAAACGGGTGGCCTCGACGGTGCCGGGAAGCCCCGGCTCCGCCGCCGTACCGATGGATGTGTCCGCCGAGCGGCCCTTCCCGGACACGCCTTCGGGGAGGGCCAGCACCCGTACGGCCTCCGGCCGCACATAGAGCCGTACCGCCTCGCCGTCGCCCGGCGCGGTGCCCACCGGTGTCGCCGTGACGAGGTGGGTGTCAGCGATCCGGCAGCGATGCCCATCGGCGGCCGCCCCCGCCGCGATCCCATCGAGCACATTGACCTCGCCGACGAACTGCGCCACGAAGTCGGTGGCCGGACGCAGATACACGGTCTCGGGGACGTCCAGCTGGTGGATCGCCCCCTCGGCCATCACCGCGATCCGGTCCGACACCGCGAGCGCCTCGTCCTGATCGTGGGTGACCAGGATCGTGGTGGTGCCCACCCGTCGCTGGAGGGCGGCGACCTCCTCGCGCAGACGCACCCTGAGCTGGGCGTCGAGGTTGGAGAACGGCTCGTCGAGCAGCAGCAGATCGGGCTCCA from Streptomyces asiaticus encodes:
- a CDS encoding ABC transporter permease, whose translation is MTTATETQTATATATSKAAGKPIATGAGGRARRLLGAVFAALVGLFLLAPVLVTIASSLTTTSYVTFPPKGLTLHWYAELLNRPEFLDSFLLSIGVAAGAAVVSTALGLAAGLAIHRYPFPGKSVLDRLFSSAFAVPTIVLGIGLLQWYAQLGMASSPLTLLLAHLVLTVPYTVRLVLAGLAGLDRSAELAAAGLGAKAPQVFWHVTLPAVRGPLIAGAFFALITSFDDLTIALFVVTTDMQTLPVRIFNYLQYNYDPTVTAVGTVMVLFAAVAVVIIERVVGVAHLFGADPES
- a CDS encoding ABC transporter permease, with the translated sequence MAATARVADGPALTPDGSAPTPGVSGPVTKRGPWRTGLLLASPAIAVLALLFIAPLFMLVYNSFRTQSGDPTLHNYTRFLGDSFYRDVLWHTLWIGALTTLGCLVVGYPFAVYLRGRSPRARNYLSLVLLSPLLISMVTRAYGWLVLLGPKGPIADGFHALGQDAPKMLYNDTAVVIGMVHVMLAYMVLPLMGSLDPIDPALTPAAKGLGASGWTCFWRITVPLSLPGMLAGSLIVFSLTVSSFVTPAILGGPTVKLMPYFVYTEATSNLNWPYAAAIGFVLIVVTTILTAVYARLLRGRGDKEVFA
- a CDS encoding ABC transporter ATP-binding protein, which gives rise to MTAGTDTVGKESAPTGADTATRAGSTRGRLVLKGIHKALGGKEVVRGIDLTMEPGEFLTLLGPSGCGKSTTLNMVAGHLLPDSGVVEVDGRDITRLPANRRAMGMVFQSYALFPHMTVAENIAFGLRMRKVGAARRGRRAAEALELVGLDGMGERYPRQLSGGQRQRTALARALIVEPDLLLLDEPFSNLDAQLRVRLREEVAALQRRVGTTTILVTHDQDEALAVSDRIAVMAEGAIHQLDVPETVYLRPATDFVAQFVGEVNVLDGIAAGAAADGHRCRIADTHLVTATPVGTAPGDGEAVRLYVRPEAVRVLALPEGVSGKGRSADTSIGTAAEPGLPGTVEATRFLGTRVRCVVATAAGRVEATLPFGSEVPGLGEEVICAWQPQHASLTARP